Proteins encoded by one window of Bubalus bubalis isolate 160015118507 breed Murrah chromosome 4, NDDB_SH_1, whole genome shotgun sequence:
- the ZNF385A gene encoding zinc finger protein 385A isoform X1 produces the protein MQPPLDLKQILPFPLEPAPTLGLFSNYSAMDPVQKAVLSHTFGGPLLKTKRPIISCNVCQIRFNSQSQAEAHYKGNRHARRVKGIEAAKTRGREPSVREPGDPAPPGSTPPNGDGVAPRPVSMENGVGPAPGSPEKQPGSPSPPSIPETGQGATKGEGGTPAPASLPGGSKEEEEKAKRLLYCALCKVAVNSLSQLEAHNKGTKHKTILEARSGLGPIKAYPRLGPPTPGEPEAPAQDRTFHCEICNVKVNSEVQLKQHISSRRHRDGVAGKPNPLLSRHKKPRGAGELAGTLTFSKELPKSLAGGLLPSPLAVAAVMAAAAGSPLSLRPAPAAPLLQGPPITHPLLHPAPGPIRTAHGPILFSPY, from the exons ATGGACCCTGTGCAGAAGGCTGTACTCTCCCACACTTTTGGGGGACCCTTGCTCAAGACCAAGCGGCCCATCATCTCCTGCAATGTCTGTCAGATCCGCTTCAACTCTCAG AGCCAGGCTGAGGCACACTACAAGGGTAATCGCCATGCCCGAAGAGTCAAAGGCATCGAGGCTGCCAAGACCCGAGGCAGGGAGCCCAGCGTCCGGGAACCAGGAGACCCAGCTCCCCCAGGCAGCACGCCCCCAAATGGAGATGGTGTAGCCCCCCGTCCAG TTTCCATGGAGAATGGAGTGGGTCCAGCCCCAGGATCCCCAGAGAAACAGCCTggctccccatcccctcccagcATTCCGGAGACTGGTCAGGGTGCGACCAAGGGTGAAGGGGGGACTCCAGCCCCAGCTTCCCTGCCTGGGGGTagcaaggaagaggaggagaaggccaAGCGACTGCTCTACTGTGCTCTGTGCAAGGTGGCAGTGAACTCCCTGTCCCAGCTCGAGGCACATAACAAAG GTACTAAGCACAAGACAATTCTGGAGGCCCGAAGTGGACTGGGCCCCATCAAAGCTTATCCTCGGCTGGGGCCTCCCACTCCTGGGGAACCAGAGGCCCCTGCCCAGGACCGAACCTTCCACTGTGAGATCTGCAATGTCAAGGTCAACTCGGAGGTCCAACTGAAACAG CACATTTCCAGCCGGCGGCACCGAGACGGAGTGGCCGGGAAGCCCAACCCACTACTGAGCCGTCACAAGAAGCCTAGGGGCGCTGGAGAACTAGCG GGCACGCTGACTTTCTCCAAGGAACTGCCCAAGTCCCTGGCCGGCGGCCTGCTCCCCAGCCCCCTGGCGGTGGCTGCAGTGATGGCAGCGGCAGCAGGCTCCCCGCTGTCTCTGCGCCCGGCTCCAGCCGCACCTCTTCTCCAGGGACCGCCGATCACACATCCCCTGCTCCACCCCGCTCCCGGGCCCATCCGAACTGCGCACGGACCCATTCTCTTCTCCCCCTACTGA
- the ZNF385A gene encoding zinc finger protein 385A isoform X3 yields MDPVQKAVLSHTFGGPLLKTKRPIISCNVCQIRFNSQSQAEAHYKGNRHARRVKGIEAAKTRGREPSVREPGDPAPPGSTPPNGDGVAPRPVSMENGVGPAPGSPEKQPGSPSPPSIPETGQGATKGEGGTPAPASLPGGSKEEEEKAKRLLYCALCKVAVNSLSQLEAHNKGTKHKTILEARSGLGPIKAYPRLGPPTPGEPEAPAQDRTFHCEICNVKVNSEVQLKQHISSRRHRDGVAGKPNPLLSRHKKPRGAGELAGTLTFSKELPKSLAGGLLPSPLAVAAVMAAAAGSPLSLRPAPAAPLLQGPPITHPLLHPAPGPIRTAHGPILFSPY; encoded by the exons ATGGACCCTGTGCAGAAGGCTGTACTCTCCCACACTTTTGGGGGACCCTTGCTCAAGACCAAGCGGCCCATCATCTCCTGCAATGTCTGTCAGATCCGCTTCAACTCTCAG AGCCAGGCTGAGGCACACTACAAGGGTAATCGCCATGCCCGAAGAGTCAAAGGCATCGAGGCTGCCAAGACCCGAGGCAGGGAGCCCAGCGTCCGGGAACCAGGAGACCCAGCTCCCCCAGGCAGCACGCCCCCAAATGGAGATGGTGTAGCCCCCCGTCCAG TTTCCATGGAGAATGGAGTGGGTCCAGCCCCAGGATCCCCAGAGAAACAGCCTggctccccatcccctcccagcATTCCGGAGACTGGTCAGGGTGCGACCAAGGGTGAAGGGGGGACTCCAGCCCCAGCTTCCCTGCCTGGGGGTagcaaggaagaggaggagaaggccaAGCGACTGCTCTACTGTGCTCTGTGCAAGGTGGCAGTGAACTCCCTGTCCCAGCTCGAGGCACATAACAAAG GTACTAAGCACAAGACAATTCTGGAGGCCCGAAGTGGACTGGGCCCCATCAAAGCTTATCCTCGGCTGGGGCCTCCCACTCCTGGGGAACCAGAGGCCCCTGCCCAGGACCGAACCTTCCACTGTGAGATCTGCAATGTCAAGGTCAACTCGGAGGTCCAACTGAAACAG CACATTTCCAGCCGGCGGCACCGAGACGGAGTGGCCGGGAAGCCCAACCCACTACTGAGCCGTCACAAGAAGCCTAGGGGCGCTGGAGAACTAGCG GGCACGCTGACTTTCTCCAAGGAACTGCCCAAGTCCCTGGCCGGCGGCCTGCTCCCCAGCCCCCTGGCGGTGGCTGCAGTGATGGCAGCGGCAGCAGGCTCCCCGCTGTCTCTGCGCCCGGCTCCAGCCGCACCTCTTCTCCAGGGACCGCCGATCACACATCCCCTGCTCCACCCCGCTCCCGGGCCCATCCGAACTGCGCACGGACCCATTCTCTTCTCCCCCTACTGA